The DNA sequence tttctttttccacaaccaaacacaatgaaaataaattgtttgacTAAACATAAATCACATTTACTCATTCTTTAGTTATCTCattgttctttgttttcttgcacATTTATTGTtctttgttattatttgttaatatattttgtctAACACTACGATGTGAGAAGCTTAAAAATGTTtgtaataaaagaatatttcaaATTAATCTTAGAAAGACTATTAAAAAACATACTTTGGTCATCAGGATTGGGTTATCCATGGTACAATTGTTTCATATAAGTgaaaattttggttaaaattcaAACATTGAATGTAGGAAAGGCTATTGGGTGAATCGGAATAAGCACaatgtgtttatatttcttttttcttttatttgtttgtacTAATCAAAGGTAGGATTAATTGTGAAAAGCTTTTTTCTAGAAAGCTTAGGGTTTTAAACTTTAACAAAACTATTTTTGCATCATCTTAGTCTATACGACAATAATTATTCTTTCATTGCAAAAATATTTCTGttgctttgtttttcaaatgcttttttacaaaaaaagattttgtctgcagaaaaaaaagtttgaaagaTAATAGTAAAACGAAATTCAGCCCTGTTTTTTGTGTTTAGTTTCTATCTTTCAACCTCAGGTTTAAACACTTAATAATGATGAAAAGAAGATCTAAAAGTGACATGGCACACAATAAATAGCTAAACGGACTTCTATCTTCAATCCCATGAGGCTAAGATTGATGcttagttttgtttttgtttttttaggggggatgcttaaaatttaatagaccttttttttaagaattaatataCCTTCTTATGACTTatctaatattataatatatgattttataataattggtACTTTAAATATCGAAATAAGCTTTAAATAGGTCATTGTGAgattacaataatttattttaatcatttcacCTCCTTACGCACACAAAGCTCACAACCACCTGCATTGATATATATTTTCCCAAGCCCAATTTTGCGGTAAGTGAGTGGAAAAAATCACACATCTTTTTTCCCTTACACTTCGCTCATCCTCTTCACGGTTGCATGCTCCCCAGCCTCCCTTATCTCAAAATTTCTTATCAAAACCTCGACATTAAACCACCGTGACACTGTAtattgtagtaaaaaaaaaggttatgaaTTTCAgctacaatattttcttttaaaaaattagttccaGTAGGATATTTCATTCTCATAacctctcgaaaaattcaaattcaaaacattgCCAAGAGTAACAAATCTTATAATGTTGATTAGTTTTTACGTAAATATGCAATTACTCATGTACTTATTCTAAAGCAGAATTTATATCCCTAATTGGGTTGGTCGGTCCAGTGAATTTATATTACCAATCCAAGCATGGCACAACCCAGCCCATGAAAACTGTCATAGTGGGTTAGGtgcaatgaaatgaaataatccTACTATTGAAATTACAGAATCAAATtttcatgaataatttttaaattacagaATAAAAAAACTCCGACATGGGGTAGTTTGAATGGCGAACGTGATGCTTTTAATAATAGTTCCCTGCAAGCCCGAACCCATTCCggttatattaattttaggcaaaattataaatttgatccccaataatttactttataaatttgatttcttattttgtaaaatcgtgcAATATTGAtcctataaattataattgaatgttGACCGTTAATAAGTGATGTTAAATATCATGTGTCACGTTCTCATTGGATgatgactgtcacgtgtcatgttCCGGTCAAATGTCACCTCCATGAATTGTTGTTTCCATTTTTAATCAAAACATGACACATGACAGTCAACATAACTTGTTGATCAACGTTTAATTGTGATTTGCGGGGTTAACATTGCCAAATCTAAAATGGAAGGTAAATTaaggaacaaaaatataattttcccttaaattttataaaccgagaaaataaaatataaatatttatgtacaTAAGCTGACATAAGGCTTGAGAAATGAAAAGTTGATTACTCGATTCGTTcgtatccaaaaaaaaatgctgGTGTGGGGCATGGGGAAACGTGTCCTGAGGCCACTGGTGCAACCTGTTTCTCTGAAAGTCTACTGCTTTATCAGTTCTCAGTGATTTCACGATCAACAGGGAGGGACCCTCTGATTTTCAAAAAACTATAGATAGCGTTCCATATTTTGGCAGTACTGGATATCATAATTACTCTTTTGTTCTGCAGTGCATACACAAggaattaaatataaaagggTTTTAGAAAAAGCTGTGATATTAAATGTTactctatatttttaattaaagttttttatttattataattttttagttgttatttttaaagaaatcattagtgaaattataataatttcatataaaataagtaCTATCTTGGGCCCTTGGAGTAATTATAGTCGAATTTTGTATGACGAAAAAGAGTTTAAAATGGACATTATCTAACTTTTGTTTTGagtttcttttaaaaagttaaggataaatgataatattttgttttttaatttatagatagctgataatttttttaaaaaaaattaatttatttaacttttaaaaatattaaaaatgcgATAATTTTATTCTGCCGTTTAGTTTGTGTGGctgtttttttcaaaaaaataaaaggacgacaatcatgtataaattgttaatattaaaagttaatcAATCACTAAcccatgttttaattttatcctttataataatattaggaGGCATGACTTGCTGCCAAAGCATACAAAACATTTTCCGTTCAGAACTAGGCATGTTATTATAACATCATGATCCACGGTGCTGTTTGAAAACCTTGAAGTAGCTGCTCTTCATTACGTATAGTCTTTATTGCATTATTACAAGATATGAAAACTGTACAAAATTCTTCCAATAATTTACTTCATAATTTTACCATTAAAGTGGATGACCATCCATCAATAATTAGTATAACAGATAAATGTtaagaacatatatttttttatcacattctcttaaacatactttttttattggggaaaatttatttaaaataacaaagttttgtgaattttataatttttttgttataattttaactaaCTATAATGACTGCATTTAATAGGATTCTGTTGGAACTTAGAAGGCCTGTTCACGATTTGTTCATTTCCAAAATACTTCTGAAAGTAACATTTCGAAATAGccaagttattttttgtttgtaaaagtaaaaaagaaaaaagaaaaaaaagttgccTCGAGCTCGAAGATAAAGaaggaaaattgaaaaacaagaCATGAATTCCGGCGTTCAGCTGGAAGGCCCCACGAGCGGAAGTGGCGCGCACCAGTTTCCTCTTTCGAGATTTTTGTTTGGGTTGGTGccaaaacacaattcatgggagTTCTGGGTACATATGCAATATTGTTCACCCAAATTAGATTCCCTCATCTAAGACAAAATAGTTGCAACTAAAATATCGAGTTTAATTATTGCTACtattattatatgtaaataACATTTTCGTTCTCGTCTTTCTAATTAAAACAAACTTTAGctttaatccttttttttttctattgtaatGTTTTACTACAATTTCCGTTAAATTTTAGTAAAATGTATACCTAAGCCAATAACATCAGTGtctaaaaaagtttattttctattttcttttaatttatttcttcttaatatgtattttccttttctttttctttttctccctctGATACACCCTCAAAATGATTATCGggattcttaaaataaatagcaAATATAAGCATATGCAAGTGCAATAAATTGAATGAGGAAGGTCTCTACACAATTctttgaaaacaaattaaattgtgtTTTATCTCACAGCTGCACGTGACCCTGTTTTGTTTgaaaccctctctctctctatttccCCAACTCCAAGAACTTAGAAGCTAGAAGAGTAGTAGTAGCATAGCAAAACACTTGTTCTCTTTCCCTCCTTCCTCCACCCCAAAAGCAGATCCCATCTAAGTCAAAACAAAAACCCCTCCACCCCTCCCATTCATTGATGAGTCCTCTCTCCCCAATCCATGTCTCCATCCATCTTCACCATCATTCTCCTCTCCTTCCTCCTCTTCTCCACACCTTCCAAGTCTCAAACACCATCATGCTCTTCCAATTTAAACACAAGCACACACACCTGCCCTCCATTTCCTTCTAATAATCCCCCTTACCCATTCTCATCTACTCCAGGCTGTGGCCACCCTTCCTTCCACCTAACTTGCTCCACCCCTCACTCCCAAATCTCCATCAACAACTTCTCTTTCTCCATCCTCTCCTATAACCCCAACACCTCCTCCATCACTCTCTCCCCTCACCAACAACACCCCAACAACATTTTCCCTTCCATCCCCACTCACCCCATCAACCTCTCTTCCACCCCTTTCCGCATCTCCGCCGCCACCTGCTCCCGCCTCTCCTTCCTCCGCCCCTGCTTCCCCCCTCCTCCCCTCCCCAACTGCTCCCACTCCCCCTTCCAATGCCACCTCCTCAAAAACCCCTCCCACCTCCTCCACGACTGCGCTTCCACCCACCACCACTCCTCCTCCGACACCGACCAGTCCTCCGCCTGCCAGACCGACATCCTCGGCTTCCTCGAAGAGCTCCTCCAGACCGGAATCCAGCTCGACTGGGACGAAACTCGTGATCCTTATTTCACCAACTGCTCCTCCTGCCGTTCAACCAACAACGGCATCTGCGGCTTCAATTTTTCCTCCCCAAACTACCCTTTCCAGTGCTTCCATTTCCACCCCGAATCCACACTCTCCCCTCCCTGGTTCCGCAAATTTAAACCCAGCAAAATCGCCATCTTCACCACCATCATCACCTTAACCTCCCTAATCCTTATAATTTCAGTCACCACCGCCATGCTCCGCAGATCAAAAGCTTCATCAGCAACACAACAAGACCCTAATACCCTCTTCCTCCACAACCACCGCTCCGCAAGCCTCCTCCCTCCCGCTTTCACCTACGAAGATTTAGCTCTTTCAACCAACAACTTCGATTCAAAACGGATAATCGGCGACGGCGGGTTCGGCTCCGTCTACCTAGCAAACCTCCGCGACGGGCGGCTCGCCGCGGTGAAGTACCTCCACCGCCACCACGCCGTTTCCGCCGCGTTCTCCACCAAATCCTTCTGCAACGAGATTCTCATCCTCTCTTCCATCAACCACCCGAACCTCGTGAAGCTTCACGGATACTGTAGCGACCCGAGGGGGCTTCTTTTAGTCTACGATTACATCCCTAACGGAACCCTAGCGGAACACCTGCATAACCGTAAGGGCTCGCTGACGTGGCAGGTGAGGCTCGACATCGCGTTGCAAACGGCGTTAGCGATGGAGTATCTTCACTTCTCGGTGGTGCCGCCGATTGTGCACAGGGACATAACGTCGTCGAATATTTTCGTGGAGAGGGATATGAGGATTAAGGTTGGGGATTTTGGACTTTCGAGGCTTTTGGTGGTGCAGGATAATAACACCACGTCGTCTTCGAACGGGTTTGTGTGGACCGGGCCGCAAGGGACGCCGGGCTATTTGGACCCAGATTATCACCGGTCCTTCCGGTTAACCGAGAAGAGTGACGTGTACAGTTTTGGAGTGGTGTTGCTGGAGCTTATTTCGGGGCTGAGAGCGGTTGATCAGAATAGGGACAAGCGCGAAATGGCGCTTGCGGATTTGGTTGTTTCGCGGATCCAGATGGGGCAGTTACATCAAGTGCTCGACCCGGTTCTTGACTGCGCCGACGGCGGCGTTGCCGCCGTCGCGGAGCTTGCTTTCCGGTGTGTCGCGGCCGATAAGGACGACAGGCCGGACGCCAGGGAGGTGGTGGAGGAGCTGAAGCGGGTGCGCAACAGAGCCGTTACGGCGGCGAAGGagtgagtttttttattttgtttttaaattacgGGGCCGAGTGCGCATGTGGAGTTTGACTGTGGGGGGGGGGTGCACTTGTGTCGGACGGTAACGCTGACTTGACCCCACTGAAGCTACTATGATGAggttgttttttatatttgaaattgttACTATACTATGATGTTAGTGCCACGTTGGTGTTGCACGCacgagggtttttttttttgtttttttttaattctatctTCTATGGTTACGTTACGTAACGTCAATGGGGGAAGTGTCAGTGACCCCGTACCGGTACGGTGAGTTTTTTATTAGTACTGCGAGTGGGAGCCTACCTAAATTGAGCTCACTTATTGGTTTCACTACTACCTCATATATGTCTCGGTATATATACCATATCTTGTATAAGTTGTAACTCTTTTTGCAAAGTACatttttccattttcaattatagGATAAGTTATTTACGTTTTCCCTCTCTTTTTAACTTACCAGTAGTTTTGAGACTTGTTATTATTAGCTTTGTGTTTGGATACAcatttgtaaaattgattttgaatccATGTGATTTTACAaagttgattttaaataaaCGTGAGTAAATTATAATgtgatttttgtttcaataacagacattatttgaaaacttgccatcaaaattgattttgggtatcaaattacaaaaatatgcaTGCACATGTATTTGATCTTTGTTATTCATCACAACACAAATAGGGATATACTTGAAACACATTGAGTGATTCAAGTTTAGGGAGATGGAGAAGTTACTTTTAATTGCTTGAATGAAACTTGAGTCCAAACATCCAAACATCTTGGTCGATGCAAAAATCACATTATCCAAACACACTTGAGGTATTTTAGATTGTTAGAAAGTGATTAATTATGATGGGGGAGCTTTTGTTTTATGTACAAGACGAGTAGAATAAAGTGAAGGGGAAAGATAGGTAAAGAGGTTGATTGGCgtggatgttttttttaaaggggTTGGGGTTTGGAATGCTTTCGCGAAGTGTGAGGTGGGGGTTCTATATTGGTGAAGTTGGTTAAAAAGTCTTCTAAGAAGCTTTTTGACGAGGGCGTCAACGTTAAAATGACTACTACTCCGCAACTTTCCCCCGTGATTAGCGTTTCAAAATTAGACAGTTGATATCATAGCACCCGTCCGTCCGTGACCTACTTTTTGTTTTCACTACAATACAACCTTAATCAATGCGAAATTTGCACAATCCACAAGAGCATCATATGCTGCATAGGGAGTCTGAACTAGAAGCCACCAATGACCAAAacactaataatttttattcgcGGTGGAAGGGACCGTTAGTTTTGATGAATTTTGTTACACATTTATTCCGAATGCTATTTTAACCAATGAAAGATTGGGTTTTGCAATGGTGATGTACACACATGAAatgctttttttattatatgattattCCCTTAATTGAAGTAACGACTCTCCAAAGCCGTGGCCTTCTCGTTCGCAATTCTTTCTTCTGGCTTGTTAGCTAGTTTGTATGCCCTCTCCTGAAAAGATATGAAGCAATGATAATTGTAATTAGTAACAAGTTAGCTCCAGTTGATTATTCTTTAAAACCATTATTAAAATGCTTTGAGGGAAAAGCACCACGTACTAGTAGACGCCACAAGTAGGGGACGCCATCCCTCTTCTTGATTTGCTTCTCTAACACTTCAATTGCTGtgattaaattcaattttcatcACAATAGTTAGAGACGATTCGTGGGTTTGAACGTTACGATAAAAGTTCGAGATTTTACCCTTCAACGCATTTCCAATATTCAGTAACATATTATACCAAACTTCATTGAATACGTCCACTTGTTCATCAGATGCCCCAATGATCTTCACACCAATGTAATTTTGATATTGTAAGTTCCAAAATCAACAAAAGTGAGGCCAAAATACAGTAAAGTGGTTTGATTAGTACAACCTTATAATCAGTGGCATCGAAATCTGGATCAAGTAATTCTAGCCCACGCCTATCATCAGCTATTCCATACGCATAAAGTGCTTCTGCAAGCTAAGttaaaaaagagaaatggaGGGAAGAATTGTAACcaagaaagaaatatatagTTCGTGTGAAGCAAAGCATGCTAATTAGAACACTATTCTAAGCAACAACAGCAGTAGAAGACTATGCAGTTGTATAAGTCTTCAAAGCCAGTTATTTTTTGCAGGGAAATAATCTGTTTGAACCACTCAACCACCCAAATATGAACATGAAAAACTACTGTTAGGCCACACACAATATATCTCAATTTTCTTTCAACTCTCTGCAAAATGCAAGCATGTGATGTGATGTCAATAGGTAAAGATTTCTGCACTCCAGCATTTGACTTTTACTTTATTCTTAAATTCTTCAGAACAGAACAGAACAGAACATAAACTCTATCAGGGCTTTTTTGCTAATCAAATCCaacagttattatttttttagaacaaattgaaaatcaaatagAGTCACAATGTCCAACCTAGAACCAACCCATTTGTGCACAATTTGCCTACTTCTGAGTGTGACTCTCGTAAATGATGAATTTCCTGTAAAATACTGTTTAAGGTTGCATGTGACAAAGCTAATTGCTTGTGTTAAAATGAGTGCAACAAAGCATGGTTATAATATATTTGAGCTATGAACTAGACATACTATCTAAGTAGATTTTCATATATTCATGGAAGCAGCTACTGAAGCATACCATCATTCCTCTCTGCATCCGTTGTTGCTTCTTTTTAGTCATCCTCAAAAACCTACAGTAAGATAACATTAATATATCACAATTCATGCAACATTGCATCTCAATTATATTTTGCAAAATATAACACTTCCACCTGTTTTTTAAGCCCTTAAGAAGATCTTCTGCTTTTGAAATTTCTCCAGTCTTTGCCAAAGTCCACACTATCAATACATCAAAGTGCCACTCCATATACCAGTTTTCCTGACCATTTAATATACATCCATGATATGCACAAGCATAAGAAAGTTTTTCCAACATGATACACAAGTGATTAAAAGTTGTATCAAAATCATCACTAAGAAACACAGAaagtacatttatttttttaaaaaaaatcattcaaactcATGTTTTATGTGTAATGTACATTTCGTcttgaaaatgtaaatttatggacttaaaaatagttttttgttgttaaatatgtatatttttcttatttgtttctATTTGGTAACTTTGTACTATGCATTCAATTTtcatcttttccttttattttttcattaaaattgtgAACTGGCAGTATCGCCAGTTTAATGTCCAATCTGGTTTAAGTTTTTAATACATCAGAAGAGAACACAGATAAGTATCAACCTAACCAAAGTGTAACGGAATTCAAGATTTAGATCAATATTCCAGTTGCATATTGAAGAGCCATACAATATTACCATTTTGTTGATTCATGTGGGTGTATCTTAACTTACTTGATTAGTTAGGCATTCCGCAAGCATCTTGAGACGATCACCAATGATATCCAATTCACCACGTACATACAACCGCAAAAGCAGACCCGCAGCATTTAAGTAAACCTGTATTCAGAGATATTATAACTTGTTACAGAAGTAAGAAAGTGAGAAACTACTGGTAAATACAAAGCTTATGAAATCACATACCTCTGCACTCATAGAATCATTTCTGTCTAGCTCCTTCCATATATAATTGTCATATATCTCTAGCACTCTTTGTCTCGGGGCATTACCTTCTAAGTAGCAAAGTGCTACATGCCACCAATTGTGTGTCAGCCTGAAAGAATGAAAATTCTGTAGCTGACTAATAGAAAGCTAGACAAAGCCATGGTTAAATGAATCAAATGCTTACATAAAAGATGAAGAACCCCATGATGATGAACATTCTTCCATGAACTTAACAGCTTCTCTAAAACAGCACTTATACTGAAGAACATGGCATAACTGCAGAACAGAATTCAATTATTACACTAGTTATTTAGgtcataatttatgaaaaattcttGTTACAACCAATTTCTGAAATTTGACAGCATAGTGTTCATAACTTGTGACTTCATTATGCCTAAAACTAAAGCTTGAGATAATCCCCCTATCAATGGTTAATTGCTTGATTTTTCTACAAACCTATTACTGCTTTCCTTTTTTAGATTCATAAGAAATACAGGGAACTTCTAAGACATTAAGTGGTATTGCAATGTATGCAAAAAGAACAGGTAGAGGTTTATTCAAAATCTTAATTGTTAACTAAACAACTTGGAAGATAGTAATAAGTACTACTCTAAGGTAGAGTGAATATTCCCATATTTAACAATTACATTGACCTACAGCATGCTGTGCCCAGCTGTCTTGCTTATTGATTTCAAATCCCCTTTTGGCAGCTTTCTCAGCTTCCTCCATCCGTCCAAGCTCAAGCAAAGGAAAAGCAAGCATGCCATATATGAAATTTTCTCCTTCATTGTGAGGCAGAACCTGTAACAATTAAAAGTATAAGGTACTCAGttttcatcaataataataaataagcaAGCTACTCAAACGGTCCttcaatagaaaaataatataaagaagCAAGTTGCATCTTGTTTGGATGGCAAAAATTAGAGATCAGGATAGGATAGGAGTGGACTCTGATTTAAGCATATAATATGATGTTCCTAATTCTGGTGTTTGGTAGAACTTTGAAATTTGCAAGacaaaattatgtttaataaaaaataaaggccAACATGACACATTTTCCCTTGAAAATATTCAAACCAATAGAGAACTTTGGGTTAAGAACTAGGGTGATTACATATTCCCGTGGCTAAAAAATTGGGCTGCAAAGGTCTTCTAACTCCCATT is a window from the Glycine max cultivar Williams 82 chromosome 2, Glycine_max_v4.0, whole genome shotgun sequence genome containing:
- the LOC100803771 gene encoding tetratricopeptide repeat protein 38 isoform X2, with translation MAEGVKLEDRWGYYVATSSQACVSAINSYYHQVLIYGRERSVILEAVAHDKHCVLANILAAHFLHSSGSSRALTCLHAAKSNLEHATLYEKLVFDAISYMLSEDRDDDVAVELHSKLLKEFPRDLVSLKRAQVICFYMGLPGLSLSLIQKVLPHNEGENFIYGMLAFPLLELGRMEEAEKAAKRGFEINKQDSWAQHALCHVLQYKCCFREAVKFMEECSSSWGSSSFMLTHNWWHVALCYLEGNAPRQRVLEIYDNYIWKELDRNDSMSAEVYLNAAGLLLRLYVRGELDIIGDRLKMLAECLTNQENWYMEWHFDVLIVWTLAKTGEISKAEDLLKGLKNRFLRMTKKKQQRMQRGMMLAEALYAYGIADDRRGLELLDPDFDATDYKIIGASDEQVDVFNEVWYNMLLNIGNALKAIEVLEKQIKKRDGVPYLWRLLERAYKLANKPEERIANEKATALESRYFN
- the LOC100803771 gene encoding tetratricopeptide repeat protein 38 isoform X3, with protein sequence MAEGVKLEDRWGYYVATSSQACVSAINSYYHQVLIYGRERSVILEAVAHDKHCVLANILAAHFLHSSGSSRALTCLHAAKSNLEHATLYEKLVFDAISYMLSEDRDDDVAVELHSKLLKEFPRDLVSLKRAQVICFYMGLPGLSLSLIQKVLPHNEGENFIYGMLAFPLLELGRMEEAEKAAKRGFEINKQDSWAQHALCHVLQYKCCFREAVKFMEECSSSWGSSSFMLTHNWWHVALCYLEGNAPRQRVLEIYDNYIWKELDRNDSMSAELYVRGELDIIGDRLKMLAECLTNQENWYMEWHFDVLIVWTLAKTGEISKAEDLLKGLKNRFLRMTKKKQQRMQRGMMLAEALYAYGIADDRRGLELLDPDFDATDYKIIGASDEQVDVFNEVWYNMLLNIGNALKAIEVLEKQIKKRDGVPYLWRLLERAYKLANKPEERIANEKATALESRYFN
- the LOC100803771 gene encoding tetratricopeptide repeat protein 38 isoform X1, with protein sequence MAEGVKLEDRWGYYVATSSQACVSAINSYYHQVLIYGRERSVILEAVAHDKHCVLANILAAHFLHSSGSSRALTCLHAAKSNLEHATLYEKLVFDAISYMLSEDRDDDVAVELHSKLLKEFPRDLVSLKRAQVICFYMGLPGLSLSLIQKVLPHNEGENFIYGMLAFPLLELGRMEEAEKAAKRGFEINKQDSWAQHALCHVLQYKCCFREAVKFMEECSSSWGSSSFMLTHNWWHVALCYLEGNAPRQRVLEIYDNYIWKELDRNDSMSAEVYLNAAGLLLRLYVRGELDIIGDRLKMLAECLTNQENWYMEWHFDVLIVWTLAKTGEISKAEDLLKGLKNRWKCYILQNIIEMQCCMNCDILMLSYCRFLRMTKKKQQRMQRGMMLAEALYAYGIADDRRGLELLDPDFDATDYKIIGASDEQVDVFNEVWYNMLLNIGNALKAIEVLEKQIKKRDGVPYLWRLLERAYKLANKPEERIANEKATALESRYFN
- the LOC100816739 gene encoding LEAF RUST 10 DISEASE-RESISTANCEUS RECEPTOR-LIKE PROTEIN KINASE-like 1.5: MSPSIFTIILLSFLLFSTPSKSQTPSCSSNLNTSTHTCPPFPSNNPPYPFSSTPGCGHPSFHLTCSTPHSQISINNFSFSILSYNPNTSSITLSPHQQHPNNIFPSIPTHPINLSSTPFRISAATCSRLSFLRPCFPPPPLPNCSHSPFQCHLLKNPSHLLHDCASTHHHSSSDTDQSSACQTDILGFLEELLQTGIQLDWDETRDPYFTNCSSCRSTNNGICGFNFSSPNYPFQCFHFHPESTLSPPWFRKFKPSKIAIFTTIITLTSLILIISVTTAMLRRSKASSATQQDPNTLFLHNHRSASLLPPAFTYEDLALSTNNFDSKRIIGDGGFGSVYLANLRDGRLAAVKYLHRHHAVSAAFSTKSFCNEILILSSINHPNLVKLHGYCSDPRGLLLVYDYIPNGTLAEHLHNRKGSLTWQVRLDIALQTALAMEYLHFSVVPPIVHRDITSSNIFVERDMRIKVGDFGLSRLLVVQDNNTTSSSNGFVWTGPQGTPGYLDPDYHRSFRLTEKSDVYSFGVVLLELISGLRAVDQNRDKREMALADLVVSRIQMGQLHQVLDPVLDCADGGVAAVAELAFRCVAADKDDRPDAREVVEELKRVRNRAVTAAKE